The Cellulophaga sp. L1A9 genome window below encodes:
- a CDS encoding M20/M25/M40 family metallo-hydrolase codes for MNQKQLTEKAIDLLKQLISIQSFSTEEDKTAEAIQDWFTFFEIPFTRDNNNVYAKNKFWDDTKPTLLLNSHHDTVKPNQAYTKDPFLPHVEDGKLYGLGSNDAGGCLVSLLATFSHFYASENLNHNILMVASAEEENAGVNSLRGLLPSLPHIDVAIVGEPTLMNLAIAEKGLVVFDAVVKGTPSHAAHPNNDNAIYNTIAVLEWFKNYSFKKTSEALGEVKMTVTQIKAGSQHNVVPSQVDLVVDVRVNDCYTNLEIATMLKTEAPCVLQERGLKLNSSKINKDHALVQSGIALGRETYGSPTLSDQAALTCQSLKLGPGDSTRSHSADEFIFVNEIEEGVDLYIKILEGFIEQN; via the coding sequence ATGAATCAAAAGCAACTTACCGAAAAAGCAATCGATTTACTAAAACAATTAATTAGTATTCAATCTTTTTCAACCGAAGAAGACAAAACCGCTGAGGCCATTCAAGATTGGTTTACTTTTTTTGAGATACCATTTACAAGAGACAACAACAATGTATATGCTAAAAATAAATTTTGGGATGATACAAAACCAACATTGCTTTTAAATTCACATCATGACACGGTAAAACCCAATCAAGCCTATACGAAAGATCCATTTCTGCCACATGTTGAGGATGGAAAATTGTATGGTTTGGGCAGTAATGATGCTGGTGGTTGTTTGGTTTCTCTACTCGCTACTTTCTCTCATTTTTATGCTTCAGAAAATCTAAATCACAACATACTAATGGTAGCTTCTGCTGAAGAAGAGAATGCTGGAGTGAATAGCTTAAGAGGGCTTTTACCTTCATTACCACATATAGATGTAGCGATCGTTGGCGAACCTACATTAATGAATTTAGCCATTGCTGAAAAAGGTTTGGTTGTTTTTGATGCTGTGGTAAAAGGCACTCCATCGCATGCCGCTCATCCTAATAATGACAATGCCATTTATAATACGATTGCTGTTTTAGAATGGTTTAAAAATTACAGCTTTAAAAAAACTTCAGAAGCCTTAGGAGAAGTAAAAATGACAGTCACCCAAATTAAAGCAGGGAGTCAGCATAACGTCGTACCATCACAAGTAGATTTAGTCGTTGACGTCCGCGTCAATGATTGTTATACTAATTTAGAAATCGCTACGATGCTTAAAACGGAAGCCCCTTGTGTTTTACAAGAACGCGGATTAAAACTAAATTCGTCCAAAATTAATAAAGACCATGCTTTGGTACAGTCAGGAATTGCTCTGGGAAGAGAAACGTACGGCTCTCCTACCCTTTCTGACCAAGCAGCACTTACGTGCCAATCATTAAAATTAGGACCAGGAGATAGCACGCGTTCACATTCAGCAGACGAATTTATCTTTGTGAATGAAATAGAAGAAGGCGTAGATTTGTATATTAAAATTTTAGAAGGATTTATTGAACAGAATTGA
- the argH gene encoding argininosuccinate lyase, with product MKLWDKGFSTDKKIDHFTVGNDRELDLLLAKYDVIASTAHAKMLGKIGLLTKDETESLVKELANIGKSIEKGEFIIEDSFEDMHSKIEYVLTEKLGDTGKKIHTARSRNDQVLVAMHLYLKNELAEIKSETKILFDLLLNLADKYKSVLIPGYTHLQIAMPSSFGLWFSAYAESLIDDLYFIDAAYKIADQNPLGSAAGYGSSFPVDRTFTTKEMGFANLKYNVVAAQMGRGKVEKATAFGISSIAATLSKMGMDICLYMSQNFNFISFPDELTTGSSIMPHKKNPDVFELVRGKCNRLQGVPNQLALILTNLPSGYHRDLQLVKEVIIPAIQDLRACIEILTFSLKEVKVNENILDDPKYDYLFSVDTLNELVLGGIPFRDAYKQMGTEIYEGRFTPKRDIKHTHEGSLGNLCLNEIRKKMEDIM from the coding sequence ATGAAACTTTGGGATAAAGGATTTAGCACAGATAAAAAAATAGACCATTTTACGGTAGGTAATGATCGTGAATTAGATTTATTATTAGCTAAATATGATGTAATTGCATCTACAGCACATGCCAAAATGTTAGGCAAGATTGGTTTATTAACGAAAGATGAAACCGAAAGCCTTGTAAAAGAACTTGCCAATATTGGTAAAAGTATTGAAAAAGGAGAATTTATCATTGAAGATTCTTTTGAAGATATGCATTCTAAAATCGAGTATGTGCTAACGGAAAAGCTAGGCGATACTGGTAAAAAAATTCACACAGCACGTTCTCGAAACGATCAGGTTTTAGTAGCAATGCATTTGTATTTAAAGAATGAGTTAGCAGAAATAAAATCTGAGACAAAAATACTTTTTGATCTATTATTAAATTTAGCCGATAAATATAAGTCGGTTTTAATTCCTGGTTACACCCATTTACAAATTGCGATGCCATCTTCTTTTGGCTTGTGGTTTTCTGCCTATGCAGAAAGTTTAATTGATGATTTGTATTTTATTGATGCAGCATACAAAATTGCAGACCAAAATCCATTAGGTAGCGCCGCTGGTTATGGTAGCTCTTTCCCAGTTGATAGAACTTTCACCACAAAAGAAATGGGTTTTGCTAACTTAAAATATAATGTTGTTGCCGCACAAATGGGACGTGGAAAAGTGGAAAAAGCTACTGCTTTCGGCATCAGCAGTATTGCTGCTACCCTTTCTAAAATGGGCATGGATATCTGCTTATATATGAGTCAGAATTTCAATTTTATTTCTTTCCCAGACGAGCTTACTACAGGTTCTAGCATTATGCCACATAAGAAAAATCCTGATGTTTTTGAGTTGGTACGTGGTAAATGCAACAGGCTGCAAGGGGTACCTAATCAATTAGCCTTAATCTTAACCAATTTGCCGAGTGGCTACCACAGAGATTTGCAGTTGGTAAAAGAAGTTATTATTCCTGCAATTCAAGACCTAAGAGCTTGTATAGAAATCTTAACTTTCAGTTTAAAAGAAGTTAAGGTGAATGAGAACATCCTTGACGATCCTAAATATGATTACTTATTTAGTGTAGACACCTTAAATGAATTGGTTTTAGGTGGCATTCCTTTTCGTGATGCCTACAAACAAATGGGAACTGAAATTTACGAAGGTAGATTTACCCCAAAGCGCGATATAAAACATACACACGAAGGTAGTTTGGGTAATTTATGCTTGAATGAAATTCGGAAAAAAATGGAAGATATCATGTAA
- the proB gene encoding glutamate 5-kinase, producing the protein MKKIRVLLKVGSNTLTKETNHISRGKVEDIGRQIERLKDTHEFIIVSSGAIAAARQFVKLEHNGEDINIKQALASIGQPHLMRIFQENFRELGLFTSQCLLSYSDFENPKSKSNIKNTIDVLVANNFIPIINENDTVATDEIQFGDNDKLAALTASLLQVDLLIIATNTDGVYTKKSLTETMPETIKEVIHLNELINEVGDHKSTHGTGGMQSKIEAATIAKASNIETWIINGLKDNFITDAMNGKSNFTKIK; encoded by the coding sequence ATGAAGAAGATTCGCGTATTATTAAAAGTGGGTTCCAATACTTTAACTAAAGAAACAAATCATATTTCTAGAGGTAAAGTGGAAGATATTGGGCGTCAAATAGAGCGTTTAAAAGACACACATGAATTTATTATCGTAAGCTCAGGTGCCATTGCTGCAGCACGTCAATTTGTGAAATTAGAGCACAATGGGGAAGACATTAATATAAAACAAGCTCTAGCTTCTATTGGTCAACCTCACTTAATGCGCATTTTTCAAGAGAACTTTCGTGAATTAGGATTGTTTACCTCGCAATGTTTATTATCGTATTCCGATTTTGAGAATCCGAAATCTAAATCGAACATTAAAAATACGATAGACGTATTAGTTGCGAATAATTTTATCCCCATTATCAACGAGAATGATACCGTCGCCACCGATGAAATTCAATTTGGCGATAATGATAAACTTGCCGCACTAACAGCTTCTTTATTACAAGTAGATTTATTGATTATAGCAACCAACACCGATGGTGTTTATACCAAAAAATCGCTAACGGAAACGATGCCAGAAACTATTAAAGAGGTCATCCATTTAAATGAATTGATTAATGAGGTCGGTGATCATAAATCTACACATGGCACTGGTGGTATGCAGTCTAAAATAGAAGCTGCAACTATTGCTAAAGCGTCTAATATTGAAACATGGATTATCAACGGACTGAAAGATAATTTTATCACTGATGCTATGAACGGCAAAAGTAATTTTACAAAAATAAAGTAA
- a CDS encoding aspartate aminotransferase family protein translates to MKLFDVYPLYNVTPVRAKGSIVTDINGQDYWDFYGGHAVISIGHGHPHYVKRLEDQLHKIGFYSNAIQNPLQTELATKLGALSGCEDYNLFLCSSGAEANENALKMASFITGKSRVIAFNNGFHGRTSAAVAATDNQNINAPINKQQKVTFLPFNAIDEFKTEIEKGDVCAVILEAIQGVGGLDEPTTEFYQDIAKSCKEHGVILIADEVQSGFGRSGKFFGFQHHNIQPDIISIAKGMGNGFPVGGVLIHESIEAKYGMLGTTFGGNHLACAASLAVLEVIEKENLIENAAKIGEYFKKRAAEIPQVKKIKGRGLMLGLEFDFEVSELRKKLIYDQHIFTGGASNKKLLRILPALNISEKEIDIFFDALKKEL, encoded by the coding sequence ATGAAATTATTTGATGTATACCCTTTATATAATGTAACTCCTGTTCGTGCTAAGGGGAGTATCGTTACCGATATAAACGGACAAGATTATTGGGATTTTTACGGTGGTCATGCGGTAATATCTATCGGACATGGGCATCCACATTACGTTAAAAGATTAGAAGATCAATTGCATAAAATTGGTTTTTACAGCAATGCTATTCAAAATCCATTACAAACAGAACTCGCTACTAAATTAGGAGCACTGTCAGGCTGTGAGGATTATAACTTATTTCTATGTAGTTCAGGGGCAGAAGCCAATGAAAATGCATTAAAAATGGCGTCTTTTATTACGGGAAAATCTAGAGTTATTGCATTCAATAATGGTTTTCACGGAAGAACTTCAGCTGCTGTTGCTGCTACCGATAATCAGAATATCAATGCCCCCATCAACAAACAGCAAAAAGTAACGTTCTTGCCATTTAATGCTATTGATGAATTTAAGACCGAAATTGAAAAAGGTGATGTTTGCGCCGTAATTCTAGAAGCAATACAAGGGGTTGGTGGATTAGATGAACCTACCACTGAATTTTATCAAGATATTGCAAAAAGCTGTAAAGAACATGGTGTGATATTAATTGCTGATGAAGTACAGTCCGGATTTGGAAGAAGTGGTAAATTCTTCGGATTTCAACATCACAATATCCAACCAGATATTATTAGTATCGCTAAAGGAATGGGGAATGGTTTCCCTGTAGGTGGTGTTCTAATTCATGAAAGTATTGAAGCTAAGTATGGAATGTTAGGTACTACATTTGGTGGCAACCATTTGGCATGCGCTGCATCACTAGCTGTTTTAGAAGTTATTGAAAAAGAAAATCTAATAGAAAATGCCGCTAAGATTGGCGAATATTTTAAAAAACGTGCTGCCGAAATTCCACAAGTAAAGAAAATTAAGGGACGAGGATTAATGCTTGGTTTAGAGTTTGATTTTGAAGTATCAGAATTACGCAAAAAACTTATTTATGATCAGCACATTTTTACCGGTGGAGCAAGTAATAAAAAACTGCTGCGTATTTTACCTGCGCTTAACATTTCAGAAAAAGAGATTGATATCTTCTTTGATGCTTTAAAAAAGGAATTATAG
- the argC gene encoding N-acetyl-gamma-glutamyl-phosphate reductase produces the protein MIKAGIIGGSGYTGGELIRILLNHPEAEIDFVYSTTRAGKKITTAHPDLLGLTDIAFTGTVNLNVAVVFLCLGHGNSTKFLKENKFSSETKIIDLSNDFRLHADAILEGKEFIYGLPETNREKIKTANYIANPGCFATAIQLALLPLAKAGLLANEIHINAVTGSTGAGVSPSDTTHFSWRNNNVSWYKPFTHQHLGEIGESLGSFKTPVGELLFLPTRGNFPRGILATAYTKFDGALEDAIALYKDFYKEAVFTQVAEEEIHLKQVVNTNQCHIHLHKHNNRLLITSAIDNLLKGASGQAVQNMNLMFGLEENSGLKLKAAAF, from the coding sequence ATGATTAAAGCAGGCATAATTGGTGGTTCTGGATATACGGGTGGAGAACTTATTCGTATACTTTTAAACCATCCTGAAGCAGAAATAGATTTTGTATACAGCACCACAAGAGCAGGTAAAAAAATCACTACAGCCCACCCTGATTTATTAGGGCTTACGGACATCGCATTTACAGGTACTGTAAATCTAAACGTAGCCGTTGTTTTTTTATGTTTAGGGCATGGGAATTCCACCAAATTTCTGAAAGAAAATAAATTTTCCTCGGAGACTAAAATTATTGATTTAAGCAATGATTTCCGGTTACATGCTGATGCTATTCTAGAGGGTAAGGAATTTATTTACGGTTTGCCTGAGACCAATAGAGAAAAAATAAAAACTGCCAATTACATTGCAAACCCTGGATGTTTTGCAACAGCCATTCAATTAGCATTATTGCCCTTAGCAAAAGCAGGACTTCTTGCAAATGAAATACATATTAATGCCGTTACAGGGAGTACTGGTGCTGGCGTTAGTCCTTCAGACACAACACATTTTAGTTGGAGAAACAACAATGTCTCTTGGTACAAACCATTTACACATCAGCATTTAGGAGAAATAGGCGAAAGCTTAGGGTCTTTTAAAACACCGGTTGGCGAATTATTATTTCTCCCCACTAGAGGGAATTTCCCCAGAGGAATTTTAGCTACGGCGTATACCAAATTTGATGGCGCATTAGAAGACGCAATTGCTTTATATAAAGATTTTTACAAAGAGGCCGTATTTACTCAAGTTGCAGAGGAAGAAATACACTTAAAACAAGTGGTAAACACCAATCAGTGTCATATTCATTTACACAAACACAATAATAGATTGCTGATTACTTCTGCCATAGACAACCTATTAAAAGGTGCTTCTGGGCAGGCTGTACAGAATATGAATCTTATGTTTGGTCTTGAAGAAAATAGCGGATTAAAATTAAAAGCGGCAGCGTTCTAG
- a CDS encoding acetylornithine carbamoyltransferase: MKHYTSIQDIDSLPNWVKEARALKATPKAFKNLGADKTICLLFFNNSLRTRLSTQKAATNLGLEVMVMNFGSEGWALEYGDGTVMDQGTSEHIKEAAQVVSQFCDVVAIRAFASLTDKEKDEAELVLNGFKKYTSIPVVNMESSVGHPLQALADAITISEQNTKAKPKVVLSWAPHPKALPHAVANSFTEMMLKQEADFVITHPEGYELNPEITKDATIEYDQKKALENADFVYVKNWSSYKVYGQVINQDKSWMMTKEKLGTAKFMHCLPVRRNVVVEDAVLDSDQSIVIEQANNRTYAAQIVLKKILENLN, encoded by the coding sequence ATGAAGCATTACACTAGCATTCAAGACATAGATTCGCTCCCAAATTGGGTAAAAGAAGCAAGAGCATTAAAAGCAACACCTAAAGCATTTAAAAACCTAGGAGCAGATAAAACAATCTGCTTATTATTTTTTAACAACAGCCTTAGAACCCGCTTGAGTACTCAAAAAGCAGCTACGAATTTAGGTTTAGAAGTTATGGTTATGAACTTTGGAAGTGAGGGCTGGGCTTTAGAATATGGCGATGGTACTGTAATGGATCAAGGCACATCGGAACATATTAAAGAAGCAGCACAGGTAGTTTCTCAATTTTGCGATGTTGTTGCTATTCGTGCCTTTGCCTCTTTAACCGATAAAGAAAAAGACGAAGCCGAGCTAGTCCTTAATGGGTTTAAAAAATATACGAGTATCCCTGTAGTAAATATGGAGAGTTCTGTTGGACACCCATTGCAAGCACTTGCAGATGCAATCACTATAAGTGAACAAAACACTAAAGCAAAACCAAAAGTGGTCCTTTCATGGGCACCGCACCCAAAAGCATTACCACATGCAGTTGCAAACTCTTTTACAGAGATGATGTTAAAACAAGAGGCCGATTTTGTGATTACACATCCCGAAGGCTACGAACTAAATCCTGAAATTACTAAAGATGCAACAATAGAATATGACCAAAAGAAAGCTCTTGAAAATGCAGATTTTGTGTACGTAAAAAATTGGAGCAGTTATAAAGTGTACGGTCAAGTAATCAACCAAGATAAAAGCTGGATGATGACCAAAGAAAAATTAGGTACCGCTAAATTTATGCACTGCCTGCCTGTTCGTAGAAATGTAGTTGTGGAAGATGCCGTATTAGACTCAGACCAAAGTATTGTAATAGAACAAGCAAATAACAGAACGTACGCTGCCCAAATTGTATTAAAAAAAATTCTTGAGAACCTCAACTAA
- the argB gene encoding acetylglutamate kinase, with product MKSNSTENISLPLGEKKRALSVVKIGGNVIENSIELDKFLALFSKIVGPKILVHGGGKLATQLANKLGIESQLVNGRRITDGESIDIITMVYGGLTNKTIVAKLQAYSCNAIGLSGADGNAIQAHKRPVKEIDYGFVGDIDGINAELIDSLLKVGLTPVFCALSHDGHGQILNTNADTIASEIAIGMGEKYATTLYYCFEKKGVLLDIKDEYSVVTHINTVKYEELLDQKIIADGMLPKLENCFHALHHNVHKVCLGDLEMIDEDAQLFTTITL from the coding sequence ATGAAGTCAAATTCAACCGAAAATATAAGTCTTCCCCTTGGGGAGAAAAAGAGGGCATTATCAGTTGTAAAAATAGGTGGGAATGTCATTGAAAACAGTATTGAACTTGATAAGTTCTTAGCTTTATTTTCTAAAATAGTTGGCCCTAAAATTTTGGTTCACGGTGGTGGCAAATTAGCCACACAATTAGCTAATAAACTAGGAATTGAATCTCAGCTCGTAAATGGGAGACGAATTACCGATGGAGAAAGTATTGACATCATCACTATGGTATATGGCGGATTAACAAACAAAACTATTGTTGCCAAATTACAAGCATATAGTTGTAATGCCATAGGACTTAGTGGTGCAGATGGGAATGCTATTCAAGCACATAAGCGACCTGTAAAAGAAATAGATTACGGCTTTGTTGGTGATATTGACGGAATTAACGCAGAATTAATTGATTCCTTATTAAAAGTAGGTTTAACTCCTGTATTCTGCGCTTTATCGCATGATGGTCATGGACAGATTTTAAATACCAATGCCGATACCATTGCTTCTGAGATTGCTATAGGCATGGGAGAAAAATACGCCACAACCTTATACTATTGTTTTGAGAAAAAGGGAGTTCTCTTAGATATTAAAGATGAATATTCTGTAGTGACACATATTAACACCGTAAAATATGAAGAACTACTGGATCAAAAAATTATCGCAGATGGTATGCTTCCAAAATTGGAAAATTGCTTTCATGCCTTACATCATAATGTACATAAAGTGTGTTTGGGTGATTTAGAAATGATAGACGAAGATGCACAATTGTTTACCACAATAACCTTATAA
- a CDS encoding glutamate-5-semialdehyde dehydrogenase yields MSLLLSIEQRNKVLKTMAEFIALEKEAILEANKKDLDAYTGDDLAMGDRLKVDDAKIEGMITSLQQLAEQEDPLGVERFGFTHENGIKVSNKTAPFGTICIIYESRPDVTIEAAGIAFKSGNKILLKGGKESIQSNLALVALWHKALEHNECTTDWVTYLQFSREQTQAFLQNPTQKIDLIVPRGGEKLIAFVKKHATCPVIISGRGNNFAYVATDADLEMAIDIIINAKTTKISACNALDKVLIAADMPRKFEFLQHLIQELKKRDVEILTDQTLSDLEGTSTFENEAVWFEEFLDYKIVIGQVADINEAVAKINTYGGGHSAVIITSNEEKAQLFMESVDSAAVYHNASTRFTDGFQFGLGGELAISTDKLHQRGPIGLQHLVTNKWYVLGNGQVRS; encoded by the coding sequence GTGAGTTTACTATTAAGTATAGAACAACGAAATAAGGTTTTAAAAACCATGGCTGAATTTATAGCTTTAGAAAAAGAAGCTATCTTAGAAGCCAATAAAAAAGATTTAGATGCCTATACAGGTGATGATCTTGCTATGGGAGACCGTCTAAAGGTAGATGATGCTAAAATTGAAGGCATGATTACCTCTTTACAACAATTGGCAGAACAAGAAGACCCTTTAGGTGTGGAACGTTTTGGATTCACTCATGAAAATGGTATTAAAGTGAGTAATAAAACAGCTCCTTTTGGAACCATCTGCATAATTTACGAATCAAGACCAGACGTTACTATTGAAGCTGCTGGAATTGCATTCAAATCTGGAAACAAAATTTTATTAAAAGGCGGAAAAGAATCCATTCAAAGTAATTTAGCCTTAGTAGCGCTTTGGCATAAAGCTTTAGAGCATAACGAATGCACTACTGATTGGGTTACCTATTTGCAATTTAGCCGTGAACAAACACAAGCCTTTTTACAAAATCCGACACAAAAAATTGACTTAATTGTACCTCGTGGAGGAGAAAAGCTAATCGCCTTTGTAAAAAAACACGCCACCTGTCCTGTAATTATTAGTGGGAGAGGCAATAATTTTGCGTACGTTGCCACAGATGCCGATTTAGAAATGGCAATTGATATAATCATCAATGCAAAAACTACCAAAATATCGGCATGTAATGCCTTAGATAAAGTGTTAATTGCTGCTGATATGCCTCGGAAATTTGAATTTCTACAACATCTCATTCAAGAATTAAAGAAACGCGATGTAGAAATTTTAACAGATCAAACGCTTTCTGATTTAGAAGGAACTTCCACTTTTGAAAATGAAGCTGTGTGGTTTGAAGAGTTTTTAGATTACAAGATTGTTATTGGGCAGGTTGCAGACATAAACGAAGCAGTAGCTAAAATTAATACCTACGGTGGAGGTCATTCTGCTGTAATTATTACCTCAAACGAAGAAAAAGCACAGCTATTTATGGAGTCTGTAGATTCTGCCGCAGTATACCATAATGCGTCTACGCGATTTACAGATGGTTTTCAATTTGGACTTGGAGGAGAATTGGCCATCAGCACAGATAAATTACACCAAAGAGGTCCTATTGGTTTGCAGCATTTAGTGACTAATAAATGGTATGTTTTAGGGAACGGACAAGTTAGAAGTTAA
- the proC gene encoding pyrroline-5-carboxylate reductase has product MKIAIIGAGNLGLAIAKGILATNGATTMYLTKRKTGSIEKFEKYGNVTVTSDNREAVTNSDILIFAVQPNQFVNILDEVKDLLTDKHVLISTITGFSIAQIEAIVGEDQNIIRSMPNTAISVGKSMTCICANERGKKRIELALAIFNRMGYSMEIPESQMQAATVICASGIAFWMRMIRATTQGAIQLGFDAKEAQELAMHTCNGAAALLIESGSHPEAEIDRVTTPQGCTIQGLNEMEHQGLSSSLIQGIVASYDKISRIKEGNK; this is encoded by the coding sequence ATGAAAATAGCAATTATAGGAGCAGGAAATTTAGGTCTGGCTATTGCCAAAGGAATCCTAGCTACAAATGGTGCCACCACTATGTACCTTACAAAAAGAAAAACCGGGAGCATTGAAAAGTTTGAAAAATACGGCAATGTAACCGTTACCTCTGATAATAGAGAAGCTGTAACTAATTCTGACATTCTAATCTTTGCGGTACAACCCAATCAGTTTGTAAATATTTTAGACGAAGTAAAAGACCTATTAACAGATAAACATGTATTAATTTCAACCATTACCGGATTTAGTATCGCTCAAATAGAAGCAATTGTAGGAGAAGACCAAAACATTATTAGAAGCATGCCCAATACGGCAATTTCTGTTGGCAAATCTATGACCTGTATTTGTGCAAATGAAAGAGGAAAGAAAAGAATTGAGTTGGCGCTTGCCATTTTTAATAGAATGGGGTATTCTATGGAAATCCCTGAATCTCAAATGCAAGCAGCTACAGTAATTTGCGCTAGTGGAATTGCATTCTGGATGCGTATGATTCGCGCAACTACACAAGGTGCTATACAATTAGGTTTTGACGCTAAAGAAGCACAAGAACTAGCCATGCATACCTGTAATGGAGCAGCAGCCTTACTTATTGAGTCGGGCAGTCACCCAGAAGCAGAAATAGACAGAGTTACAACGCCTCAAGGTTGTACTATCCAAGGGTTAAATGAAATGGAACACCAAGGTTTGAGTTCTTCGTTAATACAAGGAATTGTGGCTTCTTATGATAAAATTAGTCGCATTAAAGAAGGCAACAAGTAA